The nucleotide window GCCGTTCGCTGGGCGGCTACGCAGCCCCGGCCTCCGCACGTAGTCACCGCCCATCCGTACTTCGCCCTGCCCCTGGGCGTCGACCCCTTCGGAGCCGGGCATAGTTATATCCGGTCCATTCGCGACCATCAGCCGATACCGGCCGGCACGCTTGTTTTCTGGGACGATTGGTACGCCGTGGTAGAAATGGGCGTACCGCTGAATTCGCTGCGGGGCAACCCGGCCTACCAGCCGCTGTGGTACGGGGCCATGCCGCGCATCCGCCACAAGCCCAGCACTGACTCGGTACGGATGGCTATTTTTCGCAAGCTGTAAAGTGCGGCGGAGCTTAGCTGTATTGGCGTAGCGTGTCTACCAGCACCCGGAAGTCCTTGGGATAGGGCGCCTCAATCGTCACTGTCTCGCCGCCCAAGCGTGCGAAGGTGAGGTTGGCGGCGTGCAGGGCAAAGCGCTTGATAAACGGCTGCTCTTCCTCGCCCTGCTTCACGTTGAACTTCTTCTTGAGCGAGGATAAATAGAAGTCGTCGCCGCCGTACATCTGGTCGCCCACGATGGGCGCCTGCAGGTAAGCCAGGTGCAGGCGTATCTGATGCATGCGGCCCGTAATAGGCTGGCACTCGAGCAAGGTGTGGCGGGCAAAGGCTTCGAGGGTCCGCACCAGCGTGGTAGCAGGCTTGCCTTTATAGGCCAGGCGGGCTTTGCCTTTGGTAGTGGTTTCGATGCTGCGCTCCACGCGCAGGCCGTCGTAGTCGTGCACGCCCCAGGCTACGGCGTGGTATACTTTCTTCACCTCGCGGTTTTCAAACTGCATGGCCAGATGACGATACGCCTCGGGGTTTTTGGCCAAAGCCAGGGCTCCACTCGTTTCCTTGTCGAGGCGGTGGCAGGCCTGGATGTCGTCGTACTGCTCGCGGGCCAGGCGCAGGATGTTGGGCGCGCCGCCAAACCGCTCGTCGAGCGTAGCCAGGAATGGGGGCTTGTTGATGACGACGTAGTCTTCGTCCTCAAACAGAATCAGGTCGGAGAAATCGGGTAGCTTCATATCAGGAAGCACAAAGGTACGGTACCCGCCCCGAAGCATTAGCTTTCGGGCACCTCAGTGGGCTGTCGGGGCTTGGCCAGCTTGAATTCCAAGGCCGTGCCCTGCCCGATTTCGCTGCGAATTTTGATGGAGGACTTATGCGCTTCCACAATATGCTTGCTGATGGCCAGCCCCAGGCCCGAGCCGCCCGAGTCGCGGGAGCGGCTTTTATCGATGCGGTAGAACCGCTCGAAGATGCGGTGCTGGTGCTCCTCGGCAATGCCTGCGCCGTCGTCGCGCACCTCTACACGCACACTCTTGGCGGCTTCGAGCAGCGTCACCGTCACCAGGCCGCTGGCCCGCCCGTACTTGATGGCATTGTCGATCAGGTTGATGAGCACCTGCCGGATGCGGTTGCGGTCGGCCAGCACCCACACGCCCGCCGATAAATCGGCCGGCAGCAGCTGGAGCTGCACCTGGCGCTGACCGGCACGCAGCTCCAGCTGCTCGAAGATGTCCCGGATCAGCTGGGCCAGGTCGAAGCGCTGGCGGCGCATGCGTACCACGCCTTTTTCCAGTTGGGCAATGGTCACCAGGTCCTGCACCAGGGCATCCAGCGCGTCGAGGCTGCCGGCGGCCTTCTGCAGAAACTTCTTGCGGGTGACTTCGTCGATGTCGTCGTCGTCGAGAATGGTATGCACGAACCCCTGGGCGGCGAAGATGGGCGTTTTCAGCTCGTGCGACACATCGGCCAGAAACTCGCGGCGCAGGGCCTGCAGGCGCTTCAGCTCGTCGATTTCCTGCTGCTTGCGCTGGGCCATGTCCAGGATTTCGTCGCGCATGCGCTTGAGCGGCTCCGGCCGGAACAGAAACTTGTTCGACAGCTTCCGGAATTCCTTGCGCTTCACGTGCTCCAGCCCGGCGTATATCTGGTTGACTTCGCGAAAAATCAGCGCTTCAAATGACAGGTACACCAGCAGAAAGCACGCCGCTACCGTGATGCCCGCGCCCAGGCACGCCTCCCGAAACGAAAGGGTAGGGCCAATCCAGGCAAACGTGGTGAGCACGCAGGCTACCAGCAAAGCCAGCAGAATGGCAATAGTGCGCGAGGAAAGGTTAAGTCTCACCATTTCACTGGTTCACCATCTCACTTAGTTGTCTGAGTTAAACTTGTAGCCCACGCCTTTGATGGTCTGGATGTGATGCTCGCCCACTTTCTCGCGCACTTTGCGCACGTGTACGTCCACGGTGCGAGCCAGCACGAACACGTCGTTGCCCCAGATATTCTGCAGCAGCTCGTCGCGGCCGAAGACTTTGTGGGGGGTGGCGGCCAGGAAGGCCAGCAGCTCAAACTCCTTTTTGGGCAGGGAAATCTTGCGGCCGTCCTGGTACACGGCAAAGCCCGTGCGGTCAATCGTCAGGCCGTTGATTTCGATGGTTTCGGACTGCTGCTGGGGGTCTTTGTCGCGGCGCACGAAGGCGGCTAGGCGGCTGAGCAGAGCTCGGGGCTTGATGGGCTTGGCAATGAAGTCGTCGGCGCCGGCTTCAAAAGCGGCCACTTCCGAAAACTCCTCGGCCCGGGCCGTCAGGAAAATGATGTAGGTGTCCTTGAACTTGGGTTGCTCACGCAGCTGGCGGCAGGCCGCAATGCCATCCAGGTGGGGCATCATCACGTCGAGCAGGATGATATCGGGGCTGAACTGCGGAGCTACTTCCAGAGCTTTGCGGCCGTCGGGGGCGCTGGCCACTTCGTAGCCTTCCTTGCGCAGGTTATATTCCAGCAGCTCCACAATGTCGGGGTCGTCATCAACTACCAGAATCCGGTACGCATTGGGGTGGGCAGGTATTTGCATGGCGGAGCGGGTTGCAGGTGAAATGGAAAACGCACAAAAGTACCGAAGCCCGGCCGCGGCGGTATGTTACGTTTTCGTTAACAGGCCAGCGTACCGTGCAAAAAAAGCGGCTCCCGTAGGGGAGCCGCCGGTCGGCTAGTTTCTGGCTACCAGGTTGAGCTTGTTTTTCAGGCCCTGGTATTTGTACATATCCACTTTCACGGCACCCACGAAGAGCTCGGCCTGGATGAGCACCGGAATCTTGTTGCGGTCGTCGGAAAGATAAACCGTTACGGCATTATCCCCGCTGAACAGCTTGTTCTTGGGCATGCGCGGCACCAGCTTAATGGCCCGGATGCTGCCAACTTTCGTCGTCACGGTTTCGCGGCCCCGGTAGATGACGTCCATGTCGAATACCTCATCATCGAAAAAGCCCTTCACCCGGATGATTTCACCCACGCGGCGCTGGTCGTAGTTGATGGTGCGCAGGAAGTAGAAGCCACTTACTAAGTCCTGGATGTTGTCGGGTACTTTATAGGTGCCGTGTCGGGGCTCCCGGTCCCGTTTGCGGGTTTCCACCACGGCTACGTCCCGCTCGTGGTCGAAGTCCACAGTTTCCTTTTTGCGGTAGTTGCCCTCCTCAATGTTGCGGAAGAACTTCTGTGGCAGAATGCTGGTCGTATCGATGTAGGAGCGCCAGGTGTCGCGGACGCGCAGGAAAAAGTCGAAGGAGCCGGTGGTGCGGCCCGTGACGGTAGCGCGGTAACAGGGCCGCTCGTTCACGCGGTGCAGCTCATCGGATAGCTCAATGGTGGCATCGGCGGCGTTTACCAAGCCATAGTGTACTTTGTAGTACATGGTTTCGCCCTTGGCAAAGCTGTTATTCGGAATAGCACGCTGCGTAGATTCGGGCCGGGCGCTCAGCAAGGCCGACGCAACCAACACAGCAACAGGAGTAAAAAGAAACCAGCGGCGAAGCATACGTAAGAAATGTTGGCAATGGCTGGCACTATTCAAATGCAGTGCCAGCAAATATACAGAGCGCGCCTGCGCGGCAAGCACCGCTCCGGTAGCTGGAACGAAATACCGGGCGGGAGGTTCAGGAAGGCGGAATGAGCCAGTACCTACGGAATTGTATTAAGTGCAGATGCCGACCTGTCCAAATTACGGAATGCCCTGCGAAATGCAAGACACAAAAAAACCTCGTCGGCCGGAGCCAACGAGGTTTTTGCGTTGAAGAAAGCAGCGCAGCTTATTCAGCCTCGTCCTCGTCTTCGTCGGTACTACGGTCTTCGGGAATGGCCGCCAGAGCGGCTTCGGGCTCGCCTTTCACCATAGCCCGGATCTGGGCTTCAATCTTGTCGGCCAGCTCGGGGTTGTCGAGCAGGATGGTTTTCACGCCTTCGCGGCCCTGGCCCAGGCGGTTGCCTTCGTAGGAAAACCAGGAGCCCGACTTGGCAATGATGCCCATATCCACGCCCAGGTCCAGGATTTCGCCTACTTTGGAAATACCCTGGCCGTAGAGAATGTCGAACTCAATAACCTTGAAGGGCGGGGCTACTTTGTTTTTCACCACCTTCACCTTGGTGCGGTTGCCGGTGATGTTGTCCTTGTCTTCCTTGATCTGGCCGATACGACGAATATCGAGACGAACGGAGGCGTAGAATTTCAGGGCGTTACCACCGGTTGTCGTTTCGGGCGAGCCGAACATTACCCCGATTTTCTCGCGCAGCTGGTTGATGAAAATGCAGCAGCAGCCGGTTTTGTTGATGGTGCCGGTAAGCTTACGCAGGGCCTGGCTCATCAGGCGGGCGTGCAGGCCCACTTTCGAGTCCCCCATGTCGCCTTCCAGCTCACCTTTCGGCACCAGAGCGGCCACGGAGTCAATGACAATGATGTCGATGGCGCCGGAGGAAATCAGCTGATCGGCAATTTCCAGGGCTTGCTCGCCGTTGTCGGGCTGGGAAATGAGCAGGTTGCTGGTGTCGATGCCGAGCTTCTGGGCGTAGGCAGGGTCGAAGGCGTGTTCGGCGTCGATGAAGGCCGCAATGCCGCCTTTTTTCTGGGCTTCGGCAATGCAGTGCATACTGAGCGTGGTTTTACCCGACGACTCGGGGCCATAGATTTCCACCACGCGGCCTTTGGGCAGGCCACCCACGCCCAAGGCAATGTCGAGGCCGAGCGAGCCGGTGCTGATGACTTCCACGTCCATCACCTTGTTGTCGCTGAGCTTCATCACGGTACCTTTACCGTAACTCTTATCGAGCTTATCGAGCGTGAGCTGAAGGGCTTTCAGTTTCTCCGCCTGAGGGTTGGAAGCGGTTTTCTCGGCTTTGTCTGTGGTAGCAGCCATTAGAGAGGGGTTAGGGATAAATGCTTAGGTTTGGTGAATGTAGGCGTTTTGGGCCGGCCCTGCAACCGTAAAATCTGGTTGTGAAGGGGCCGCAGCCAGGGTGTTTCGGGCCGGCTAGTGGTAACGCCGCCGGCCTATATTTTGTGCCCGTAATGCTAAAAAAATTCGTTGAGTCTGGGGTAATTTTTCGATGCTAAAATTTTTGGTAAAGTTAGCGGCTGACTGTCAGGGACAAGGCAAATTCCGGGGGCTGGCCTGGTCGCTGCTGGGGCTGGTTTTATTTTCCAGCCCCGCCGCCGCCCAGCTCGATAACCGGGCGTTTCTGCACCGCCCCCCGGTTGGGCCGGCTTACGAGCGGCAGCTGCGGCTGGATGTGCAGGGCTTCCTGTTCAACAAAGACAACGAGTACTTCAATAAGATTGACCCCGGCCTTACCTACTTCGGAGCCCAACTGGCGCCGCGGCTGGTGTACTTCCCGACGGCCAACCTGCGGCTGGAGGCAGGTGTGTTTTTGTGGAAGGACTACGGCACGCCCCGCTTCAAGCAAATAAGCCCGCTGTTCACGCTCAAGTACCGGCAAGGGCCGCACACGCTCATCTTCGGCAACCTGGAGGGTAATCTGCACCACGGCTATATCGAACCCCTGTTTGATTTTGAGCGCGTTATCACCAACCGACTCGAAGAAGGCATTCAGTACCAGCACCAGGCGCCCCGCGGCAGCGTGGATGCCTGGGTGAACTGGGTACGCCAGCAGTACCGGTTCAGCAATTTTCAGGAGGAAGTGGCGGGCGGCCTCGCTACCGAACACCGCCTCTTGGGCGACTCCACCGGCTGGCTGCTGAAGCTGCCGTTTCAGTTTACGGCCACCCACCGCGGTGGCCAGATTGATACCATCGACAAGCCGCTGCAAACCCTGTTCAACGTGGCTACCGGCCTGCGCCTGCGGCGGGCCCTTGCTTCCGACTTCGTTTCGGCGGTGCATTTCGATGGGTACGTGACCTATTTCAACGACTATTCATTTACTGAGGAACTGCCCTTCCGCGACGGAACGGGCGTGTACCTGAACGCCGGGGTAGATACGCGCCTCAATAATGTGCAGCTCGCCTACTGGCATGGTCGCGGCTACGTGTCGCCGCTGGGCGGGCGGCTGTACCAGTCGGTGTCGTCGTCGCCGGTGGATGTGGGCTATACTGAGCGGGAGCGGCAGCTGCTTATTCTACGGTTCCTGAAGGACTACCAGCTGCCCGGCCACCTCACGCTCACTACGCGGTTCGAGCCGCTCTACGACCTCAACAACGGCCTGTTCGACTTTTCCTTCGCGCTTTACCTCAACTTCAACCAGAGCTTCCTGCTTTCCACTCTCAAGCGCACCGCCGACTAAGCTGGCTGTACAGCAGCATCTTCTCGCTTCAGAGAGAAATACAGGATATCGTCGGTGCGGAAGGCGCGCAGGGGCCAGGCCCGAGGGCGCGCGGGCAACAACTGAAACCCGGCTGCTTCGGCCACGGCGCAGCTGCGCGGGTTGTCGGCGCGGCACCGGATAAGCTGACGGGCCACATCGGAGCTCAGCCGGAACCCGAACTGCACCGCCGCGTGCAAAGCCTCGCGGGCGTAGCCCTGACCCTCGGCGTCGGCCGCCAGGTAATATCCGATTTCCAGGGTTACCGGGTCCGTCCAGTTAGGCTTCAGGCTGATGTCGCCGAGGTAGCGGCCGGTGGCCTCCTCCCAGATGCCCAGCACGTAGAGGCGGCGCGTACGCCAGTCGTGGCGAAAGGTATCCAGCACCCGCTCGGCGTCGGCCTGGGTGCGCACAGCCGCTACGCGGGCCGGAAAAGCGGGCTGCAGCCGCAGGCGGTTGGCATCAAGCAAGGCAAAAAAAGCGGGGGCGTCGCTCGGGTGGTAGGGGCGCAGCAGCAGGCGCGCCGTGCTCAGGGGCACCGCGGGCGAAACAAACCTTGAAGCCAACAAATCAGCCATACGTGGCCGCACGCTGGAAAACGCACGTTGCCTACAGTACCGCCACGGGGGCACCAAAGTTTTGTAACGGCGCTACGTCAACCCCGCTTAATAGTGGCCGTTAGAAAAAAGCGCCCCGTGCCCGGCTCCTCAAGCGGTGCAGTGGGCGCTTTCACTTTGGTGGCCTCCGGGCTGCTTAACTCCTGATGATATGACAACTGGAAGACTGCAAGGCAAAGTAGCCATTGTGACGGGCGCCGGCTCGGGCATTGGCGAAGCCATAGCCAAGCGTTTTGCCCGTGAGGGTGCCGCCGTAGTGGTGGCCGGCCTGGCCGAAGACCCGGTGCGCGACGTGGTAGAGGAAATTCTGCAGGCCGGCGGCACCGCTACCGCCTTCACCGGCGATATTGCCCACCAGGCCACCGCCGAAGCCTGCGTGCAGGAAGCAGTGAGCCGCTACGGCAAGCTGGATATTCTGATCAACAACGCCGGAGTATTTCCAGCCACGGCCGAGCTGGATAAGTATCCGGTAGAGGCTTTCGAGTACATGATTAAAAACAACATCTATACGGTGTTTATGATGAGCCGGGCGGCCCTGCCAGAGCTGCAGAAAACGCGCGGCAACATTGTATCGGCTGGCTCGGAGGCGGGCCAAATGGGCTCTCCTATGATTACGCCGTACGGGGGTACCAAGGCCTGGGTGATGACGTTTTCGCGCGGCTTAGCTGTGGAGCAGGCCAAGCACGGCGTACGCGTGAACTGCGTGGGCCCCGGCCCCATCGACACAGCCTGGACGCACAAGGAAACCGGCCCGATGGACAGCAAAATGGAAAAGAACACCGTGAATGGCGTGCCGCTGGGCCGCCGCGGTACGCCCGAAGAAGTAGCCAACGTGTACCTTTTCCTGGCCTCCGATGAAGCCAGCTATGTAACCGGCGCCACTTATTTCGTGGATGGGGGCGTGACGCTTTCCAAAGGGCTGCACGGGGAAGAGGTGCCCAGCGCCCTGAAAAAAGAGCCTGAGTCGACCCTGAACATGCAACACGCCCAGGACGGCCACGCCGAAATCCGGCCGCAGAATGCCGGCACCATGGTCACGAGGTAGCAAAAATCTGCATTGAGCAGCAGCTGACTTCTTCGCTTGAAATGAAAAAGGCCGCCCCCAATTCGGGAGCGGCCTTTTTAGTGTTTTCTAAAGCTGAAATCTACTTCTGAACTTTCAGTGTGCCGATGCCGGAGCGCACCTGCGCGGGGCTGCCGAGGGAGCTTTGGGTGCGCATCACGTTCACCTGGCGGGCAGCTTCGTTGAAAAACTCCAGCCGGCGGATCAGCATTTCCTTGGTGAGCACGCGGCCTTCGGGCGTGCGCATCATGGCTTTCTTATCATCGAGCAGGCGCTGCATAATACCTTCGGTGGCCGTGGCCTGCTGCTGATACTGCTCCTGAAACTCGGCAACGCGGGCCAGGCCATCAGTAGTAAGCCGGAACTGGCCGCCGCCTTGGTTGAGCACTTCACAGAGCACGTAGATTTCCAGCGGCAGCGACACTTCGAGCGTGGTCGTGCGCAGGTCGAGGCCGGCTTGCAGCGCGTCGAGGATGATAGCCAGGTTGCGCTCAAACTGCGCGTAGTAAGCAGGTACTTCCATGGTAGAATTCTGAATGTTGAATTATGAATTCTGAATTAGGCTGGGTTGCGCCGGGTAGTATCCCGGGAACAGCCTTGGCCTTGCCGAATTACAAATTCAAAATTCATAATTCAACATTCAGAATTGCCTCAAAGCAGCTCTTGCACGATTTGCTCGACCGTGACGCCTTCGGCTTCGGCCTTAAAGTTACGTACCAAGCGGTGTCGTAGAATTGGCAAAGCTACGGCGCGCACGTCTTCGATATCGGGGGAGTATTTGCCGTTGAGCAGGGCATTGCACTTGGCACCTACAATCAGATGCTGCGAAGCCCGCGGCCCAGCGCCCCATTCCAGCAGCTGCGAGGCGCGGCCGCCGGCGCGGGCCGTGCCGGGGCGGGTTTTGTGTACCAGCCCCACGGCATATTCTACCACGTTGTCGGCCACGGGCACGCGGCGCACCAACTGCTGGTAAGCCTGGATTTCGGAGGCGTGCAGAATTTTATTGACGGTGGCTTTGCGGTTGGACGTGGTGTTCTTCACGATTTGCAGCTCGGCCTCGTAGCTGGGGTAGCCCAACTCGATGTTGAACATGAAGCGGTCCAGCTGAGCCTCAGGCAGCGGGTAAGTGCCTTCCTGCTCGATGGGGTTCTGGGTAGCCAGCACGAAGAACGGACGCTCCAGCGGATAGCGCTGCCCGGCCACCGTCACGGCGTACTCCTGCATACTTTCGAGCAGAGCGGCCTGGGTTTTGGGTGGCGTACGGTTGATTTCGTCGGCCAGCACGATGTTGGCGAAAACGGGCCCCTTCACAAAGTGAAAATCCCGCTGCTGGTTCATCGTTTCGGAGCCTACAATGTCCGAGGGCATCAGGTCCGGGGTGAACTGAATGCGGTTGAACGAGAGGTCCAGCGAGTCGGCAATGGTTTGGATGAGCAGCGTTTTGGCCAGGCCCGGCACGCCCACCAGCAGGCAGTGGCCCTGCGAAAACACCGCCGTCAGCACCAGCCGTACCACGTCATCCTGCCCGATAATGACCTTGCCGATTTCCTGGCGCAACGTACGGTACGAATTGGCCAGTGCGTCGGCGGCTTCTTTATCGGAGGCAAAAGGCATAGAAGGGTTGTTGATTATGGGCTTTAGTTGCAGACTGGCTTACGTAAAACCAACAACTAAGAATGACCAGGCAGGTTGCTTGCCGGTTTAGCTTTTACGGAAAGGAAAGCAGCCGAAAACTAGTTTACCGCGTCCAGCAGCTTGCAGCCGGTATACTCCGGGTCTACTTCGATGAAAACGGAGCCGCGGTTTTTCAGAAACCAGTCATCCAGCGCCTTGTTTTTCTTTTCGTTGAGGGCAGCCTGGGCAATCTTCTGGTAGTCGTCCTTGAGGTTGGCCTGGTGCGGCGGCGTATTCGACTTCAGCCAGATAAGGCGCACGGCGTCCTTGCCGTCGTCGGTGCGGTAGGGCAGGGGCGGCGTGATGCTGCCCACCTTCATCGTGTCGATGGTAAAGAAGATGGCCGGGTCAAGCTTGTCCAGGGGCAGGAACGAGCCGCCTTCCTGCCGGTTTTGCAGCAAACCGCCGCTGGCGCCGGTGAACTTGTCGTCGGAAAAGTCCTTGGCGGCTTTGGCGAAGGAGATACTGTCGCCCAGAATACGGGCGCGGAGCTTGGCCAACTCCTGGCCGGCCTCGCTCACGTCGGCGGTGGCGGCGGCTGGCTTGAGCAGGATGTGGCGGGTGGAATAACTGTCGCCCTTGCGCTCAATGAGTTGAATAATGTGGAAGCCAAACTGCGACTCCACTACCGGCGAAATACCGCCCGGCTCCAGGCGCAGCGCGGCCGCTTCGTACTCCGGTACCAGCTCCTTGCGCTTGAAGAAGCCCAGGTAGCCACCTTCCTTGCCCGAGCCGGGGTCTTCGGAATATTGCTTGGCCAGGGTAGCAAAATCCTCACCTCCCACAATCCGCGCCCGAATATCGTTGAGCTTGGCCTGGGTTTCCTGCTTGGCCTTGGAGTTGGTTTTGGCCAGCTTCACAATCTGCCCGATTTCCACTTCGGTGGAGTAGTAGGGCAGCGAGTCCTTGGGAATGCGGGCGAAGAACTGGCGCACCTCGCGGGGCGTCACCGTTACCTTGCCCGAAATTTCGTCCTGCATCTTCTGCGTCACCAGTTGCTCTTTCACCTGGGTGCGCAGCTCTTCCTTGAGCTGCCGGATGGGCTTGTTGTAATACTCTTCTAGCTTTTTCTCGGAGCCGATCTGCTGAATGAAGTAGTTCATGCGGCGGTCCAGCTCGTCGCGCACCCGGCTGTCTTCCACCACCACGGAGTCGGTCTCAGCCTTGGCCAGCAGGAGCTTGTTCAGCACAATGCCCTGCAGGATCTGGCACTTGAGGTCCAGCGGCAGGGCTTTTCCCTCGGCGCGGGCCTGTTCCTGCAGATAGGCAAACTCCACGTCGGAACGAAGCACAATCTGGTTGTCGACCTTCACGATGATGCCGTCCACAATCTGGCGGGCCACCGGCCGGCCTATGCCCAGCTGGGCAAACGTGCTGCCGACTACACCGGCTACCAGCCCAACGGCCAGCACGGCCGCGCGGGCCGAGGTACGCAAAAAATCAGTCATGAGAATTACCTAAAGAAAAGCCGCGGACGGCAAACAGCCGGGGCCGGCTCACAGACCCGGAAACGCCCAAAGTCGCCCGTAAATTTCATCATAATTACGTTCTCCGGCAAAAAGCCGGGGCCCGGCGCCCAAAAGAGGCCGCAAACACGCTGCAACGTTGCACGAGCCAAAGACAAAAACGCCTCAACCAATCTTGGCTGAGGCGCTTCTTTCAGTTGGTAGTTGTCAGTCCAGGCTTTCAGATATGATAACTGGCAGCTATGAACTGACAACTTACTTCGTGATGAGCTTGTCAACTTCCGTCTGGTTGATGCTCACGGGGTATTTCTGACGCAGCTCGGCAATCCACTCTTTTTCCAGGTAGTTCTGGTAGTCGGCCGTGGCCTGGCCGCGCGCATCAGCCAGGGTTTTGGGGCCGGCAGGCAGCACTTCTTCCACCCGGACAAAGTAGTAGCGGCCATCCTGCTGGGTGGTGTAGGTGCCTTTCTGCTGGGGCAGGGCGTCCACCACTTTGCTGTCGCCTTTCTGGTAGGGGCGCTGCTCTACTTTCACGGCCAGCGGGTTCTGCTCGTTCAGGGCTTCCTCCAGCCCGGTCAGGGCCGAGGTGGTTACGCTGAGCAAAGCGGTGGTGGCGGTAGGGCGGGCGTTGGTGGTGGCCGTAATCTGGCCGGCGGCTACTTGCTTGCTTTTCAGGTAGTCGGCTACGCGGGTGGCGCGGCGCTTGGCCAGCGTGGCAGTTTCGCCGCGCTTTATCTGGCCGGTTACGCGCACCGTCAGGGCCGTATCGTTGCTGAGAGAGGTTGCCAGGCGGTCCAGGGCATCCTGGCCGACTTTGGTGAGTTCCGCGGTGTTGGCTTTGAAGGCTACGCTGGCGGGCACGGTACGCTTCACCGGATACTGGCCCGTAGCCAGCAGCTTCTGGGCCTGCGTCAGCAACTGCGGGGAGGCGGCGCTTACCACGGTGGCCTGCACCCGGGGCGCCCACTGATAGTTGGCCTGGTTGGCTGCGAAGAACTTCTGCAGGCCCGCCGTGTCTTCCACCGCTTTCGACCATACTTTCTCGTCCATCAGCTGAAACAGCAGAATCCCGTCGCGGTACTCCTTCACCAGCATGCGGTAGTCCTCATACTTGGCTTCCAGGTTCGACTTCTCGAAGTCGGTCAGCGTCTGGTTCACGTACTGGTCGTAGAGCAGCTGCATGGTGTGGCGTGCGTCGGCACCGGGGCGGGCGCGCTGGTTTTGCTGCACGTAGGTCAGGAAGTCCTTGGTGGAGTACTCCTTGCCTTTAATGGTGAACAGCGCGGTTTCGTCGGTCACCTTGCCTTTCTGGGGCTTCGCGGCCGTAGCGGGCGCGGTGTACTTGAAGCGCCCGTTGGTCAGGGACGTATCGGCTTTGCTGAACGCGTAATCCAGCGCGGCCTTGTTTTCGGTGAACTGGTTTTCCTGGCGGATGCGCTTGAGGAAAGCTTCCCGGTT belongs to Hymenobacter sp. J193 and includes:
- a CDS encoding peptidylprolyl isomerase, giving the protein MRTRILFAGAAAVLLAGCQTSKPTTAAKQPVLETLGTHEVPVSEFSYVYRKNNASAPEAGTRASVQEYLDLYTNFRLKVLEAEARGLDTTQAFQRELEGYKQQLAQPYLTEKSVTDKLVREAYDRMSKEINAAHILVRVAPDADPKDTLAAYQKLQALRQRVSGGEDFYKVAAEASEDPSAKENGGRLGYFTAMQMVYPFESAAFKTPAGQVSQPVRTRFGYHIIKVNEVRPAQGEIKVAHLMIRATPGMPAADSVTAKKKIDELYSRLQKGENWEKLVGQFSEDVGSAANAGELPPFSTGRMIPSFEEAAYRLQKPGDLSAPVQTPYGWHVIKLIGKQQLPSFEEMEPTLKSKVSKDSRSELNREAFLKRIRQENQFTENKAALDYAFSKADTSLTNGRFKYTAPATAAKPQKGKVTDETALFTIKGKEYSTKDFLTYVQQNQRARPGADARHTMQLLYDQYVNQTLTDFEKSNLEAKYEDYRMLVKEYRDGILLFQLMDEKVWSKAVEDTAGLQKFFAANQANYQWAPRVQATVVSAASPQLLTQAQKLLATGQYPVKRTVPASVAFKANTAELTKVGQDALDRLATSLSNDTALTVRVTGQIKRGETATLAKRRATRVADYLKSKQVAAGQITATTNARPTATTALLSVTTSALTGLEEALNEQNPLAVKVEQRPYQKGDSKVVDALPQQKGTYTTQQDGRYYFVRVEEVLPAGPKTLADARGQATADYQNYLEKEWIAELRQKYPVSINQTEVDKLITK
- a CDS encoding peptidylprolyl isomerase, whose protein sequence is MTDFLRTSARAAVLAVGLVAGVVGSTFAQLGIGRPVARQIVDGIIVKVDNQIVLRSDVEFAYLQEQARAEGKALPLDLKCQILQGIVLNKLLLAKAETDSVVVEDSRVRDELDRRMNYFIQQIGSEKKLEEYYNKPIRQLKEELRTQVKEQLVTQKMQDEISGKVTVTPREVRQFFARIPKDSLPYYSTEVEIGQIVKLAKTNSKAKQETQAKLNDIRARIVGGEDFATLAKQYSEDPGSGKEGGYLGFFKRKELVPEYEAAALRLEPGGISPVVESQFGFHIIQLIERKGDSYSTRHILLKPAAATADVSEAGQELAKLRARILGDSISFAKAAKDFSDDKFTGASGGLLQNRQEGGSFLPLDKLDPAIFFTIDTMKVGSITPPLPYRTDDGKDAVRLIWLKSNTPPHQANLKDDYQKIAQAALNEKKNKALDDWFLKNRGSVFIEVDPEYTGCKLLDAVN